In Archangium violaceum, the following are encoded in one genomic region:
- a CDS encoding aldehyde dehydrogenase family protein: MARSLNTLAAVPPSLDTKALVEKQRAYFETRVTLPLHWRREQLQALGRAARKYEEEILAALKADLSKSPEEAYLTEVGNIYGELKNALKNVKAWMEPRRGSAPLIIQPARAYQYADPLGVTLIISPWNYPYQLSMAPLIGALAAGCTAVLKPSELSPATSDVLRRMLGEAFPAEVVSVVEGGSEASQALLAERWDLIFFTGGTQVGRVVAEAAARHLTPTVLELGGKSPCIVDRSADLEITARRIAWGKYVNAGQTCVAPDYVLIPPELKGRFIDLVQKAVRSFYGADALTSGDYGRIVSPRHFERISALAADGQIAFGGERDAPSRYFAPTVITDAPLSSPLMQEEIFGPLLPLVDCPSIDDAIRFVRSRPKPLALYSFARDAAVNERVLRETSSGGAVANDVCVHFAVEGLPFGGVGESGLGGYHGQASFDAFSHKKSVVKRPLALDMKLRYPPYGGKLGLFKRFL; the protein is encoded by the coding sequence ATGGCTCGGAGTCTCAACACCCTCGCCGCCGTTCCGCCTTCGCTCGACACGAAGGCGCTCGTCGAAAAACAGCGTGCCTACTTCGAGACCCGAGTCACGCTCCCGCTCCACTGGCGGCGGGAGCAGTTGCAGGCGCTCGGCCGGGCGGCGCGTAAGTACGAGGAGGAGATCCTCGCCGCCCTCAAGGCGGATCTTTCGAAGAGTCCGGAGGAGGCCTACCTCACCGAGGTCGGGAACATCTACGGCGAGCTCAAGAACGCGCTCAAGAACGTGAAGGCGTGGATGGAGCCGCGGCGGGGGTCGGCGCCCCTCATCATCCAGCCGGCGCGGGCCTACCAATACGCGGATCCGCTCGGCGTGACGCTCATCATCTCGCCCTGGAACTACCCCTACCAGTTGTCGATGGCGCCGCTCATCGGGGCACTCGCCGCGGGCTGCACGGCCGTGTTGAAACCCAGCGAGCTGTCACCCGCGACTTCGGATGTGCTCAGGCGGATGCTGGGCGAGGCCTTCCCGGCGGAAGTCGTCTCGGTCGTCGAGGGGGGCTCGGAGGCGAGCCAGGCGCTCCTCGCGGAGCGCTGGGACCTCATCTTCTTCACCGGTGGAACCCAGGTGGGCCGGGTGGTGGCCGAAGCCGCCGCCCGGCACCTCACGCCCACCGTTCTCGAGCTGGGTGGAAAGAGCCCCTGCATTGTCGACAGAAGCGCGGACCTGGAGATCACCGCGCGACGCATCGCCTGGGGCAAGTACGTCAACGCCGGACAGACATGCGTCGCACCGGATTACGTGCTCATTCCACCCGAGCTCAAGGGCCGCTTCATCGACCTGGTCCAGAAAGCCGTCAGAAGCTTCTACGGTGCCGATGCGCTCACGAGCGGCGACTATGGCCGCATCGTCAGCCCTCGCCACTTCGAGCGCATCTCCGCGCTCGCGGCCGACGGTCAGATCGCCTTCGGCGGCGAGCGCGACGCGCCCAGCCGCTACTTCGCGCCCACCGTCATCACCGATGCACCGTTGTCGAGTCCGCTGATGCAGGAGGAGATCTTCGGTCCCCTGCTCCCGCTCGTCGACTGTCCGAGCATCGACGACGCCATCCGCTTCGTGCGCTCCCGTCCGAAGCCGCTCGCCCTCTACAGCTTCGCGCGCGACGCGGCGGTGAACGAGCGCGTCCTCAGGGAGACCTCGAGCGGCGGAGCGGTCGCCAACGACGTGTGCGTTCACTTCGCCGTCGAGGGGCTTCCTTTCGGAGGAGTGGGCGAGTCGGGGCTCGGCGGCTATCACGGTCAGGCCAGCTTCGATGCCTTCAGTCACAAGAAGAGCGTGGTGAAGCGGCCCCTCGCGCTCGACATGAAGCTGCGCTACCCGCCCTATGGCGGAAAGCTCGGCCTCTTCAAGCGCTTCTTGTGA
- a CDS encoding PepSY domain-containing protein gives MKRFMGAAALATVLSSGASWAVHPEHGPSRSAVARNAFFNSELSISSNNLELGEARAKRMLDPARERALSDFFQRYGKDTNVYFEPRSGAATGIHTHIPMIPGNGLDNRVTLSNLGQSLGRAVSTVDEALVGELVVKFARDNEEVLGIDVSQLGTPRVTQVTEHLWQVHIPQQLQGIPVREGRLAATISHGNLVLIGTEGWADVKIRTLPLVSADQAMERGLGRAGLAHSPKSIWKDASLEVVPISKGEGYGHKLVWTYGFQDEGDDATWEVLVDAHTGEVIALEDKNQYLDASITGGVYPLTNTETCPTDGTCGTMQANYPMPWANTGLASPNNYTNGAGVFSYTSGTVTTTLSGKYIGISDRCGTVSNNSTTGNINLGGTNGQHDCTTGSGSAGNTPAARAAFYELNKLAEQARGWLPSNTWVNAKLTANVNIASTCNAYWSAGTVNFYRSGGGCRNTGEIGAVFDHEWGHGMDDNDANGTLSASSEGYADIAAIYRLQTSCVGHGFFATSNRSCGMTADGTGYNQNEAQTGAAHCDLNCSGVRDADWAQHSDNTPDTPQNHVCVRCTTSTGLCGRQTHCAAAPTRQAAWDLVARDLRAAPFNYDANTAFIVGNKLFYQGSGNVGSWHACDCTAKTSSGCGSTNGYMQWLAADDDNGNLNDGTPHMTAIYNAFNRHNIACATPVPQNGGCSTGPTATPSATLTPGTRQVAISWTGVTNAAKYWVLKTEGHAGCNFGKALKATVTGTTWTDTEVLPGRQYCYSVVAAGSSNACYTQASTCSCVTPN, from the coding sequence ATGAAGCGTTTCATGGGCGCCGCAGCACTTGCCACCGTGCTGAGCTCCGGCGCGAGCTGGGCTGTGCATCCCGAGCATGGGCCGTCGCGAAGCGCCGTGGCCCGCAATGCCTTCTTCAATTCCGAGCTCTCCATCAGCTCGAACAACCTCGAGCTCGGTGAGGCCCGGGCGAAGAGGATGCTGGACCCCGCGAGGGAGCGGGCGTTGAGCGACTTCTTCCAGCGCTACGGGAAGGACACCAACGTCTACTTCGAGCCGCGCTCGGGAGCGGCCACCGGTATCCATACGCACATCCCGATGATCCCGGGCAACGGCCTGGACAACCGGGTGACGCTGAGCAACCTGGGCCAGAGCCTCGGCCGCGCGGTGTCCACGGTGGACGAGGCCCTGGTGGGCGAGCTCGTCGTCAAGTTCGCCCGCGATAACGAGGAGGTGCTGGGCATCGATGTGTCGCAGCTCGGCACGCCGCGCGTCACGCAGGTCACCGAGCACCTCTGGCAGGTCCACATCCCGCAGCAGCTCCAGGGCATCCCCGTGCGCGAGGGCCGGCTGGCGGCCACCATCAGCCATGGCAACCTCGTGCTCATCGGCACCGAGGGGTGGGCCGACGTGAAGATCCGCACCCTGCCGCTCGTCTCCGCGGATCAGGCGATGGAGCGCGGGCTGGGTCGCGCCGGGCTGGCCCACAGCCCGAAGTCCATCTGGAAGGACGCGAGCCTGGAGGTGGTGCCCATCTCGAAGGGTGAGGGTTACGGCCACAAGCTCGTCTGGACCTACGGCTTCCAGGACGAGGGGGACGATGCCACCTGGGAGGTGCTCGTCGACGCCCACACGGGTGAGGTGATCGCCCTCGAGGACAAGAACCAGTACCTCGACGCGTCCATCACCGGCGGCGTCTACCCGCTGACCAACACGGAGACCTGCCCGACCGACGGGACGTGCGGCACGATGCAGGCCAACTACCCCATGCCGTGGGCCAACACCGGCCTGGCGTCGCCCAACAACTACACCAACGGCGCGGGCGTCTTCAGCTACACCTCCGGAACCGTCACCACCACGCTGAGCGGCAAGTACATCGGCATCAGCGACAGGTGCGGTACTGTCAGCAACAACTCCACCACCGGCAACATCAACCTGGGCGGCACCAACGGCCAGCACGACTGCACCACGGGAAGCGGCTCCGCGGGCAACACCCCGGCGGCCCGTGCCGCGTTCTACGAGCTGAACAAGCTGGCGGAGCAGGCGCGCGGCTGGCTCCCCTCCAACACCTGGGTCAACGCGAAGCTCACCGCCAACGTCAACATCGCCAGCACCTGCAACGCCTACTGGAGCGCCGGGACGGTCAACTTCTACCGGAGCGGCGGCGGCTGCCGGAATACCGGTGAGATCGGCGCGGTGTTCGACCACGAGTGGGGCCATGGCATGGACGACAACGATGCCAACGGCACGCTGAGCGCCTCCAGCGAGGGGTACGCGGACATCGCGGCCATCTACCGGCTGCAGACCTCGTGCGTGGGCCACGGCTTCTTCGCCACGAGCAACAGGAGCTGCGGCATGACGGCGGATGGGACGGGCTACAACCAGAACGAGGCGCAGACGGGCGCGGCGCACTGCGATCTCAACTGCTCGGGCGTGCGCGACGCGGACTGGGCGCAGCACTCGGACAACACCCCGGACACTCCGCAGAACCACGTCTGTGTCCGGTGCACCACCTCCACTGGCCTGTGTGGCCGCCAGACGCACTGCGCCGCCGCGCCCACCCGCCAGGCCGCCTGGGACCTGGTGGCCCGCGACCTGCGCGCCGCCCCGTTCAACTACGACGCGAACACCGCCTTCATCGTCGGCAACAAGCTCTTCTACCAGGGCAGCGGCAACGTCGGCTCGTGGCACGCCTGTGACTGCACCGCCAAGACCTCCAGCGGCTGCGGCTCCACCAACGGCTACATGCAGTGGCTGGCCGCCGATGACGACAACGGCAACCTCAACGACGGCACGCCGCACATGACGGCCATCTACAACGCCTTCAACCGGCACAACATCGCCTGCGCCACCCCGGTGCCGCAGAACGGTGGCTGCTCGACCGGTCCCACCGCGACGCCCTCCGCCACGCTCACCCCCGGCACCCGCCAGGTGGCGATCTCCTGGACGGGCGTCACCAACGCCGCCAAGTACTGGGTGCTGAAGACCGAGGGCCACGCCGGCTGCAACTTCGGCAAGGCGCTCAAGGCCACCGTCACCGGCACGACCTGGACGGACACCGAGGTCCTCCCGGGCCGGCAGTACTGCTACTCCGTGGTGGCCGCCGGCTCGAGCAACGCCTGCTACACCCAGGCCAGCACCTGCTCCTGCGTCACGCCCAACTAA
- a CDS encoding acetyl-CoA C-acetyltransferase, producing MSQEAFIFDAVRTPRGKGKKGALHGIKPLSLLVGLVDALKKRHPKLDPQRIDDVVLGVVSPVGDQGADIARTLVLAAGLPETTGGVQLNRFCASGLTAVNMAAQQVRSGWEHLVIAGGVESMSRVPMGSDGGAWAQDPATNYDTYFVPQGISADLIATMEGFTREDVDRYAAQSQERAARAWAAGYFKNSVVPVVDQNGLTVLDRDEQMRPDSTVASLGQLNPSFAGVGEAGGFDAVALQKYHFVEKIHHVHTPGNSSGIVDGAALVLLGSEKVGKELGLTPRARIVAVATSGADPTLMLTGPIPATRKLLDIAGLSIRDIDLFELNEAFSSVVLKYQKDLAIPSEKLNVNGGAIAMGHPLGATGAMILGTVVDELERRKARRAVVTLCVGGGMGVATLVERV from the coding sequence GTGAGCCAGGAAGCTTTCATCTTCGACGCCGTTCGCACCCCCCGCGGCAAGGGCAAGAAGGGCGCGCTGCACGGAATCAAGCCCCTATCGCTGCTCGTCGGCCTGGTGGATGCGCTCAAGAAGCGTCACCCGAAGCTGGATCCCCAGCGGATCGACGACGTGGTGCTCGGCGTGGTCTCCCCGGTCGGAGACCAGGGCGCGGACATCGCCCGGACCCTGGTGCTCGCGGCCGGCCTCCCGGAGACGACCGGCGGAGTCCAGCTCAACCGCTTCTGCGCCTCGGGCCTGACCGCGGTGAACATGGCCGCCCAGCAGGTGCGCTCGGGATGGGAACACCTGGTCATCGCGGGTGGCGTGGAGAGCATGTCGCGCGTCCCGATGGGCTCGGACGGCGGCGCCTGGGCCCAGGACCCCGCCACCAACTATGACACCTACTTCGTGCCTCAGGGCATCTCCGCGGACCTGATCGCGACGATGGAGGGCTTCACCCGCGAGGACGTGGACCGCTATGCCGCGCAGTCGCAGGAGCGCGCGGCCAGGGCCTGGGCCGCCGGATACTTCAAGAACTCCGTCGTCCCGGTGGTGGACCAGAACGGCCTCACCGTGCTCGACCGCGACGAGCAGATGCGTCCGGACTCCACCGTGGCCTCGCTCGGTCAGCTCAACCCATCCTTCGCCGGGGTCGGCGAGGCCGGCGGCTTCGACGCGGTGGCGCTGCAGAAGTACCACTTCGTGGAGAAGATCCACCACGTGCACACGCCGGGGAACTCGTCCGGCATCGTCGATGGCGCGGCGCTCGTGCTGTTGGGCTCGGAGAAGGTCGGCAAGGAGCTCGGCCTCACGCCGCGGGCGCGCATCGTCGCCGTCGCCACGTCCGGCGCGGACCCGACCCTCATGCTCACCGGCCCGATTCCGGCCACCCGGAAGCTGCTCGACATTGCCGGCCTCTCCATCCGGGACATCGACCTCTTCGAGCTCAACGAGGCCTTCTCCTCCGTGGTCCTCAAGTACCAGAAGGATCTCGCCATCCCGAGCGAGAAGCTCAACGTCAACGGTGGCGCGATCGCCATGGGCCACCCGCTCGGGGCCACTGGCGCGATGATTCTCGGGACCGTGGTGGACGAGCTCGAGCGGCGGAAGGCACGCCGCGCGGTCGTCACCCTGTGCGTCGGCGGCGGGATGGGCGTGGCCACCCTCGTCGAGCGCGTTTGA
- a CDS encoding ArnT family glycosyltransferase, which yields MKPSSFSVPGFLMRRPVAVGVAGTFLLSLVLRLLFLEASMDRNWPFSIFFYGDSRFFHTYALDWARGRPAQASLPYHPPLFSWSLGLLYQLLGEPRGSAHPYKLSLALLNSATVAFTWWWWRRVLGVGWSLLAAVLFSASFGWLVLSTTYSNEVLYVLFLSATCWLMLEHRSGLPWRGAVLLGGVMGLGALTRAEHLHLWPFLLVYAWLHRDRRAPVRAQLVRWAGAVGVSLVVLAPWGLHNARVLQELNARTPELEPLPVVAPVTVYGPISFAMANHAGATGGFTPDLVNRLGQDGWLDAANSSQRHLLLHGYEEGLRWMGEHPAGAVRLLAAKLGRWLDGLSLGYGASNLPGGLEGARAPVDVFVPESTWLKWPLALLLLVGAGLSLRAPHRVFSLFTLVLLHRALITLAFFGYTRGMLVLFPTLLPLLLLPLKAFTDSRPSLAGRLPVLASCVLLLLWLEAGTLALRGPRDFMASGSTDRVSGKLIQDDWVRLWPKP from the coding sequence ATGAAACCGTCAAGCTTCAGCGTTCCTGGATTCCTGATGCGGCGCCCCGTGGCCGTGGGGGTGGCCGGGACGTTCCTGTTGAGCCTCGTGCTGCGGCTGCTGTTCCTCGAGGCGTCGATGGATCGGAACTGGCCGTTCTCCATCTTCTTCTACGGGGACTCGCGCTTCTTCCATACCTATGCCCTCGACTGGGCCCGGGGGCGGCCCGCGCAGGCGTCGCTCCCGTACCACCCACCGTTGTTCTCCTGGAGCCTCGGGCTGCTGTACCAGCTCCTGGGGGAGCCGAGAGGCAGCGCCCATCCCTACAAGCTGAGCCTGGCGCTGTTGAACTCGGCCACGGTGGCCTTCACCTGGTGGTGGTGGCGCCGGGTGCTCGGAGTGGGGTGGAGCCTGCTGGCAGCGGTGCTCTTCTCGGCCAGCTTCGGATGGCTGGTGCTCTCGACGACGTACAGCAACGAGGTGCTGTACGTGCTCTTCCTGTCGGCCACGTGCTGGCTGATGCTCGAGCACCGGAGCGGGTTGCCGTGGCGGGGCGCGGTGCTCCTGGGCGGGGTGATGGGGCTGGGCGCGCTGACCCGGGCCGAGCACCTGCACCTGTGGCCCTTCCTCCTCGTCTACGCCTGGCTCCACCGGGACCGGCGGGCCCCGGTGCGCGCGCAACTCGTGCGGTGGGCGGGGGCGGTGGGCGTGTCCCTGGTGGTGCTCGCGCCGTGGGGGCTCCACAACGCGCGCGTGCTCCAGGAACTCAACGCACGCACGCCGGAGCTCGAGCCGCTGCCGGTGGTGGCTCCGGTTACCGTCTATGGCCCCATCAGCTTCGCCATGGCCAATCACGCCGGAGCCACGGGCGGCTTCACGCCGGACCTGGTCAACCGGCTCGGCCAGGACGGGTGGCTGGACGCGGCGAATTCCTCCCAGCGCCACCTGCTGCTGCACGGCTACGAGGAAGGCCTGCGATGGATGGGCGAGCACCCGGCCGGCGCGGTCCGCCTGCTGGCCGCCAAGCTGGGGCGTTGGCTGGACGGCCTGAGCCTGGGGTATGGCGCCTCCAACCTGCCTGGAGGACTCGAGGGGGCCCGTGCGCCGGTGGATGTCTTCGTCCCGGAGAGCACCTGGCTGAAGTGGCCGCTCGCGCTGCTGCTCCTGGTGGGAGCGGGGCTCTCGTTGCGCGCGCCGCACCGGGTTTTCAGCCTGTTCACCCTGGTGCTGTTGCACCGCGCGCTCATCACCCTGGCCTTCTTCGGGTACACGCGCGGCATGCTGGTCCTCTTTCCCACGCTGCTGCCGCTGCTCCTGCTGCCCCTGAAGGCATTCACCGACAGCCGCCCCTCGCTGGCCGGGAGACTTCCGGTGCTTGCCTCGTGCGTCCTGTTGTTGTTGTGGCTCGAGGCTGGGACGCTCGCCCTGCGCGGTCCCCGCGACTTCATGGCGAGCGGCAGCACCGACCGGGTGAGCGGCAAGCTCATCCAGGACGATTGGGTACGGCTCTGGCCGAAGCCCTGA
- a CDS encoding 3-hydroxyacyl-CoA dehydrogenase NAD-binding domain-containing protein, translated as MSEQNTIRWERDADGIVVLTLDDPGQSANTMNAAYVKSMRATVDRLVKEKDTLTGVIITSAKKTFFAGGDLNDLRNVKKDEAKQVFELGQEIKAQLRTLETLGKPVVAAINGAALGGGLEIALACHRRIVADVKGVQIGLPEVTLGLLPGGGGVVRTVRMLGIVDALMKVLLQGQSYRPQEAKELGLVHEVVDSVDALLPAARAWVKANPTAQQPWDQKGHKIPGGTPSSPSLAANLPAFPANLRKQLKGANMPAPRAIMAVAVEGTQVDIDTAFTIESRYFTELVTGQVAKNMIQAFFFDMQHIKSGGGRPKGFPQHTAKKVGVLGAGMMGAGIAYVCAKAGIDVVLKDVSLASAEKGKQYSVKLVEKAIQKGKSTKEKGDALLARIHPAADAAALAGCDLVIEAVFEDVKLKHQVFQEIQGVVAPDAVLASNTSTLPITLLAEGVKRPADFVGMHFFSPVDKMPLLELIAGKTTSDATLAKAIDIAVQIGKTPIVVNDSRGFFTSRVIGTFLNEAIAMVGEGISPASIEQAGLQAGYPAAPLQLVDELTLTLPRKIRLETKAAAEAAGQPWMDHGSYAVMDAMIDQYQRKGRSTGGGFYDYVDGKRTGLWPGLAQHYTRPGYTIPFEDMKERMLFAEAIDTVKCFDEGVLRSAADANVGSLLGIGFPPWTGGVVQYINGYEGRTGTGPRGFVTRARELAERYGKHFLPPASLVAKAERGEFLK; from the coding sequence ATGAGCGAGCAGAACACCATCCGCTGGGAGCGAGACGCCGACGGCATCGTGGTCTTGACGTTGGATGATCCGGGCCAGTCCGCCAACACGATGAACGCCGCGTACGTGAAGTCCATGCGCGCGACCGTGGACCGCCTGGTCAAGGAGAAGGACACCCTCACGGGCGTCATCATCACCTCGGCGAAGAAGACGTTCTTCGCGGGCGGTGACCTGAACGATTTGCGCAACGTGAAGAAGGACGAGGCGAAGCAGGTCTTCGAGCTCGGACAGGAGATCAAAGCGCAGCTGCGGACGCTGGAGACCCTGGGCAAGCCCGTGGTCGCGGCCATCAACGGCGCGGCGCTCGGGGGTGGGCTCGAGATCGCGCTCGCGTGTCACCGGCGCATCGTCGCCGACGTCAAGGGCGTGCAGATAGGGCTGCCAGAGGTGACGCTCGGGCTGCTTCCCGGCGGTGGAGGCGTGGTGCGCACGGTGCGCATGCTCGGCATCGTGGACGCGCTGATGAAGGTCCTGCTCCAGGGCCAGAGCTACCGGCCGCAGGAGGCGAAGGAACTGGGCCTCGTGCACGAGGTGGTGGACTCGGTGGACGCGCTCCTGCCCGCGGCCAGGGCCTGGGTGAAGGCGAACCCCACGGCGCAGCAGCCGTGGGACCAGAAGGGCCACAAGATTCCGGGCGGCACCCCGTCCTCGCCATCCCTCGCGGCGAATCTGCCCGCGTTCCCCGCCAACCTGCGCAAGCAACTCAAGGGCGCGAACATGCCCGCGCCGCGCGCCATCATGGCGGTGGCCGTCGAGGGCACGCAGGTGGACATCGACACCGCGTTCACCATCGAGTCGCGCTACTTCACCGAGCTCGTCACCGGCCAGGTCGCGAAGAACATGATTCAGGCGTTCTTCTTCGACATGCAGCACATCAAGTCGGGCGGCGGCCGTCCGAAGGGCTTCCCGCAGCACACGGCGAAGAAGGTCGGTGTCCTCGGCGCCGGGATGATGGGCGCCGGCATCGCCTATGTGTGCGCCAAGGCCGGCATCGACGTGGTGCTCAAGGACGTGAGCCTCGCCTCCGCCGAGAAGGGCAAGCAGTACTCCGTCAAGCTGGTGGAGAAGGCCATCCAGAAGGGCAAGTCCACGAAGGAGAAGGGCGACGCGCTCCTGGCGCGAATCCACCCCGCCGCGGATGCCGCCGCGCTCGCGGGTTGTGACCTGGTCATCGAAGCGGTCTTCGAGGACGTGAAGCTCAAGCACCAGGTCTTCCAGGAGATTCAAGGCGTGGTCGCCCCGGACGCGGTACTTGCTTCCAACACCTCGACCCTGCCCATCACCCTGCTCGCCGAGGGCGTGAAGCGGCCGGCCGACTTCGTCGGGATGCACTTCTTCTCCCCGGTGGACAAGATGCCGCTGCTCGAGCTCATCGCGGGCAAGACGACGAGCGACGCCACGCTGGCGAAGGCCATCGACATCGCGGTCCAGATTGGAAAGACGCCCATCGTCGTCAACGACAGCCGGGGCTTCTTCACCAGCCGGGTGATCGGCACGTTCCTCAACGAGGCCATCGCCATGGTGGGCGAGGGGATCTCGCCTGCCTCCATCGAGCAGGCGGGCCTCCAGGCGGGCTACCCCGCGGCTCCGCTCCAGCTGGTGGACGAATTGACGTTGACGCTGCCGCGAAAGATCCGCCTCGAGACCAAGGCCGCCGCCGAGGCCGCTGGCCAGCCGTGGATGGACCACGGCAGCTACGCGGTCATGGACGCGATGATCGATCAGTACCAGCGCAAGGGCCGCTCCACCGGAGGCGGCTTCTATGACTACGTGGATGGCAAGCGCACGGGCCTCTGGCCGGGGCTTGCCCAGCACTACACCCGGCCCGGTTACACCATCCCCTTCGAGGACATGAAGGAGCGGATGCTGTTCGCCGAGGCCATCGACACGGTGAAGTGCTTCGACGAAGGCGTCCTCCGCTCCGCCGCCGACGCGAACGTGGGCTCCCTCCTCGGAATCGGCTTCCCGCCGTGGACGGGAGGTGTCGTGCAATACATCAACGGCTACGAAGGGCGTACCGGCACGGGGCCGCGCGGCTTCGTCACCCGCGCGCGCGAGCTCGCGGAGCGCTACGGGAAGCACTTCCTGCCGCCCGCGTCGCTCGTCGCGAAGGCCGAAAGAGGCGAGTTCCTGAAGTAG
- a CDS encoding NAD(P)-dependent alcohol dehydrogenase: MGPPVRAAVLQVVNGPFAIDEVELESPRTGELRVRVTASGICHTDLTYRAGAGRFPFPAVLGHEGAGVVEAVGDGVTDFVPGDAVVLSYFSCRACGTCARRHPAYCEHGYAGNFSGARPDGSFPMRWHGEPIRSSFFHQSSFATHVLAHQHNAVKVDASAPLELLAPLGCGFQTGAGAVLEAFRLEAGQQLAVYGAGAVGLAAIMAARVAGAARIIAVDLRAERLELARELGATDTFLAHEPELTKTILKRTRGGVDLALECVGSPQVLRQAFDVTRPLGTCALLGLPGRGAEVSLPMIPLLSGKKLVGILEGNADPKTFIPRLVSLHAEGRFPIEKLSRPYAFEAINDAVHDMETRTAIKPVLHMHGGRTP, from the coding sequence ATGGGTCCTCCGGTGCGTGCCGCGGTGCTGCAGGTGGTGAATGGTCCCTTTGCCATCGACGAGGTCGAGCTCGAGTCGCCACGGACGGGCGAGCTGCGGGTGCGGGTGACGGCGAGCGGCATCTGTCACACCGACCTCACCTACCGGGCGGGCGCGGGCCGCTTCCCGTTCCCCGCCGTGCTCGGCCACGAAGGCGCGGGCGTCGTGGAGGCCGTGGGTGACGGCGTGACGGACTTCGTGCCCGGCGACGCGGTGGTGCTCAGCTACTTCTCGTGCCGCGCGTGTGGCACGTGCGCACGCCGCCATCCCGCGTATTGCGAGCACGGGTACGCGGGGAACTTCTCCGGTGCCAGGCCTGATGGCTCCTTCCCCATGCGGTGGCACGGTGAGCCGATTCGCTCCAGCTTCTTCCACCAGTCCTCGTTCGCCACGCACGTGCTGGCGCACCAGCACAACGCGGTGAAGGTCGACGCGTCCGCGCCGCTGGAGCTGCTCGCGCCGCTGGGCTGCGGGTTCCAGACCGGCGCGGGCGCGGTGCTCGAGGCGTTCCGGCTCGAAGCCGGGCAGCAGCTCGCGGTGTACGGAGCGGGCGCCGTTGGCCTCGCGGCCATCATGGCGGCGCGAGTCGCCGGCGCGGCGCGCATCATCGCCGTGGACCTCCGCGCGGAGCGGCTCGAGCTGGCGCGCGAATTGGGCGCCACCGACACCTTCCTGGCGCACGAGCCCGAGCTCACGAAGACGATTCTGAAGCGAACCCGGGGCGGCGTGGACCTGGCCCTGGAGTGCGTGGGCTCACCCCAGGTGCTGCGTCAGGCGTTCGACGTGACGCGGCCCCTGGGCACCTGCGCGTTGCTCGGCCTGCCGGGTCGCGGCGCGGAAGTCTCGCTCCCGATGATCCCGCTCCTCTCTGGGAAGAAGCTGGTGGGCATCCTGGAGGGGAATGCCGATCCGAAGACCTTCATTCCGCGCCTGGTCTCCCTGCACGCGGAAGGACGGTTTCCCATCGAGAAGCTGAGCCGCCCCTATGCCTTCGAGGCCATCAACGACGCGGTTCACGACATGGAGACGCGCACGGCAATCAAGCCGGTGCTGCACATGCACGGAGGAAGGACGCCATGA
- a CDS encoding DUF4334 domain-containing protein yields the protein MTFDEAVKAGNINTEAALALFDSLPTLELAFMRGKWKGSELRTGHPMDGMLSATGWYGKQFIDAESVHPLLFFTEDRASVFPVDPRKWPSPRIQGFVGPHRADVETGQFKARLRMTEYRGKLSATMIYDDRPTLDVFRRVDADTVLGAMDARGMAAPYFFVLRRDSGVPPLSVRDGA from the coding sequence ATGACCTTCGACGAAGCAGTGAAAGCAGGGAACATCAATACCGAAGCGGCGCTCGCGTTGTTCGACAGCCTGCCCACGTTGGAGCTCGCCTTCATGCGCGGCAAGTGGAAGGGCAGCGAGCTTCGGACGGGGCACCCGATGGACGGAATGCTCAGCGCGACCGGCTGGTACGGCAAGCAGTTCATCGACGCCGAGAGCGTGCACCCGCTGCTGTTCTTCACGGAGGACCGCGCGTCGGTGTTCCCGGTGGACCCACGCAAGTGGCCGTCGCCGAGGATTCAAGGCTTCGTGGGCCCGCACCGGGCCGACGTGGAGACCGGGCAGTTCAAGGCGCGGCTGCGCATGACGGAGTACCGCGGGAAGCTCAGCGCGACGATGATCTACGATGACCGGCCCACCCTCGACGTGTTCCGGAGGGTCGACGCGGACACGGTGCTCGGCGCGATGGATGCGCGAGGAATGGCGGCGCCGTACTTCTTCGTCCTGCGCCGCGATTCCGGCGTCCCTCCCCTTTCGGTGAGGGACGGCGCATAG